One Nyctibius grandis isolate bNycGra1 chromosome 17, bNycGra1.pri, whole genome shotgun sequence genomic window carries:
- the RAB13 gene encoding ras-related protein Rab-13: MAKAYDHLYKLLLIGDSGVGKTCLVIRFAEDNFTSTYISTIGIDFKIRTVDIDGKKIKLQVWDTAGQERFKTITTAYYRGAVGIILVYDITDAKSFENIQNWMKSIKENASAGVERLLIGNKCDMEGKRKVQRDEAEKLAKEHGIRFFETSAKSSVNVEEAFRTLARDILQKSSRKAAPSSSSRALLEPGPPRKAGGKCSLL, encoded by the exons aTGGCCAAGGCCTACGACCACCTCTACAAGCTGCTGCTGATCGGGGACAGCGGCGTGGGCAAGACCTGCCTCGTCATCCGCTTCGCCGAGGACAACTTCACCAGCACCTACATCTCCACCATCG GGATCGACTTCAAAATCCGCACGGTGGATATTGATGGGAAGAAGATCAAGCTGCAGGTCTG GGACACGGCGGGACAAGAGCGCTTCAAAACCATCACCACAGCCTACTACCGCGGAGCCGTG GGCATCATCCTGGTGTACGACATCACCGATGCGAAATCCTTCGAGAATATCCAAAACTGGATGAAAAGCATCAAGGag aaCGCCTCTGCCGGGGTCGAACGTCTCCTCATCGGCAACAAGTGCGACATGGAGGGCAAACGCAAAGTGCAGCGGGACGAGGCTGAGAAG CTGGCGAAGGAGCACGGGATCCGCTTCTTCGAGACCAGCGCCAAGTCCAGCGTGAACGTggaggag gcttTCCGCACACTGGCACGGGACATCCTGCAGAAATCCTCCCGGAAAGCg gcccccagcagcagcagcagggccctGCTGGAGCCCGGCCCCCCACGGAAGGCGGGGGGCAAATGCTCCCTGCTGTAG
- the ECM1 gene encoding extracellular matrix protein 1, producing MAARGLRRCLLLLLGAAVVAAERQQRVAQESLVLGHLHTQQLLQEELDPPLPPHILAGGADATRHPPPPWASALDGFPPAWPVAAAVTRHCRQPPPRPPAPPPLPPSAFAHLRRQAAALDALRPRLDACCRHHAPLPCARRAWTDVLDGFCADEFGVKTRHFHCCRRHGAARRRCFAQGPDAAIAEAIAATEATVAAWEPAGEPPFPPSEPPFPPGEPTAANMGNICGLRGLRPGPPGPDGPSGPRVRLRLRLERDYGRCCRDGGLECARDAWQKGLARFCREEAAVKTGQHRCCQGGGGRARTRCFAAAAPHPAYDRELHNVSLARPGPALLRTLCAPTRLLTKRRPVPELLGAVTAACCPLPPKERSACAHEQLSQGIATLCATPRDAWRDPQGCCAWEEPERRHCFDTAYLGRVTLGAAVPPPPPGYDE from the exons ATGGCTGCCCGCGGCCTTCgccgctgcctcctcctcctccttggagCTGCCG TGGTGGCAGCGGAGCGACAGCAGCGCGTGGCACAGGAGAGCCTGGTCCTGGGGCACCTGCACACCCAGCAGC tgctgcaggaggagctggaccccccgctgcccccccacATCCtggcggggggggcggacgCCACCCGCCACCCGCCCCCGCCCTGGGCCAGCGCCCTGGACGGTTTCCCCCCGGCCTGGCCCGTGGCCGCCGCTGTCACCCGCCACTGCCGCCagccccccccgcgcccccccgccccccccccgctgcccccctccGCCTTCGCCCACCTGCGGCGCCAGGCGGCCGCGCTCGACGCCCTCCGCCCGCGCCTCGACGCCTGCTGCCGCCACCACGCGCCGCTGCCCTGCGCCCGCCGCGCC TGGACGGACGTGCTGGACGGTTTCTGCGCCGACGAGTTCGGGGTGAAGACGCGGCACTTCCACTGCTGCCGGCGGcacggcgcggcgcggcgccgcTGCTTCGCCCAGGGCCCCGACGCCGCCATCGCCGAGGCCATCGCCGCCACGGAGGCCACCGTCGCCGCCTGGGAGCCCGCCGGCGAGCCACCCTTCCCCCCCAGCGAGCCGCCCTTCCCCCCCGGCGAGCCCACGGCCGCCAACATGGGCAACATCTGCGGCTTACGGGGGCTgcggcccggcccccccggccccgacGGCCCCTCCGGGCCCCGCGTCCGCCTCCGCCTGCGCCTCGAGCGCGACTACGGCCGCTGCTGCCGCGACGGGGGCCTGGAGTGCGCCCGCGACGCC TGGCAGAAGGGGCTGGCGCGGTTCTGCCGGGAGGAGGCTGCGGTGAAGACGGGGCAGCACCGGTGCTgccagggcggggggggccgcgCCCGCACCCGCTGcttcgccgccgccgccccccacCCTGCCTACGACCGGGAGCTGCACAACGTCagcctggcccggcccggccccgcgctgcTCCGCACCCTCTGCGCGCCCACCCGCCTGCTCACCAAGag GCGCCCggtgccagagctgctgggggcCGTGACGGCCGCGTgctgcccgctgccccccaAGGAGCGAAGCGCCTGCGCCCACGAGCag CTGTCCCAGGGCATCGCCACCCTCTGTGCCACCCCCCGGGACGCCTGGCGCGACCCCCAGGGCTGCTGCGCGTGGGAGGAGCCCGAGCGGCGCCACTGCTTCGACACCGCGTACCTGGGGCGGGTGACGCTGGGGGCCGccgtgccccccccgccccccggctACGACGAGtga
- the RPS27 gene encoding small ribosomal subunit protein eS27 encodes MPLAKDLLHPSPEEEKRKHKKKRLVQSPNSYFMDVKCPGCYKITTVFSHAQTVVLCVGCSTVLCQPTGGKARLTEGCSFRRKQH; translated from the exons ATGCCC CTGGCCAAGGACTTGCTGCACCCTTCCccggaggaggagaagaggaagcacaAGAAGAAGCGGCTGGTGCAAAGCCCTAATTCCTACTTCATGGATGTCAAATGCCCGG GTTGTTACAAGATCACGACGGTTTTTAGCCACGCTCAGACCGTCGTTTTGTGCGTGGGTTGTTCGACCGTGCTGTGCCAGCCCACGGGCGGCAAGGCGAGGCTGACAGAGG gCTGCTCCTTCAGGCGAAAGCAGCATTAA
- the JTB gene encoding protein JTB, which translates to MGPRGPAGPRRRRRCCCALYALLGALVCGLRPAAAMAAGDERRSASPAAATPCWRVEDFVVAQECARCSSFQAKTVAECGPTGFIEKISCATSKRDEFKSCRSAVMEAHVFWRFVGTMMCVAAVFAVLVVCRQRVLDRKALEKVRKQIESI; encoded by the exons ATGGGGCCCCGTGGCCCCGCCGGGCCgcgtcgccgccgccgctgctgctgcgcCCTCTACGCCCTCCTGGGCGCCCTGGTCTGCGGGCTGCG GCCGGCGGCGGCGATGGCGGCGGGCGACGAGAGACGCTCGG CGAGCCCGGCGGCGGCCACCCCGTGCTGGCGGGTGGAGGACTTCGTGGTGGCGCAGGAGTGCGCCCGCTGCTCCAGCTTCCAGGCG AAGACGGTAGCGGAGTGCGGCCCCACGGGCTTCATTGAGAAGATCAGCTGTGCCACCTCCAAGAGGGACGAGTTCAAGAG CTGCCGCTCCGCAGTGATGGAGGCGCACGTGTTCTGGAGGTTCGTGGGCACCATGATGTGCGTCGCCGCCGTCTTCGCGGTGCTGGTGGTGTGTCGCCAGCGCGTGCTGGACAGGAAGGCCCTGGAGAAGGTCCGCAAGCAGATCGAGTCCATTTAG